A window of Argopecten irradians isolate NY chromosome 1, Ai_NY, whole genome shotgun sequence contains these coding sequences:
- the LOC138310692 gene encoding organic cation transporter protein-like codes for MERFKEVVNIIGEFGLYQKRIYLLICLPSIFSAFIMLNTVFLLGIPQHRCAIPGYPNDTFAVQSPSHKALINRLIPPSTDETLDYAKCELYDRTLDGDDNSTDLKECSDWVYDKTVFINTFTSEQNIVCKDKLGTANSQMIFFFGVLTGAFVLGTISDVIGRKKTLCLSFLLLFGTTLAVSWAPDFITFCILRFLVGASCAGMFMTAFVIGMELVGPSKRVFAGIIVDFFFAIGTVLLGAIGYAFKEWKYIEITCSAPIAMFLLYWWLVPESPRWLISQGRIEEANKIIQKAAKVNKITIPEKILTADSIEEPETGRLWHLFASRVLLVRTLIIFFNWLVVVMGYYGLSLNTGNLGGDFYVNFMVSGLVEFPAYTLCLILLDRVGRRLLHATCMISGGIACIITIFPMLYADESLEPITITLAMLGKVGISAAFAIIYVWSAELFPTVVRNSGMGASSSCARIGGMIAPYIADLSKVVEGNLGRALPLVIFGGASVVAGVMSLWLPETKSRALPETIEDGKRFGKKNPSEKYESKLGVDNKGYDSNSTAPNGTDSVYTVTKM; via the exons ATGTGCTATACCAGGGTACCCTAACGACACATTTGCGGTCCAAAGTCCCTCACATAAAGCCTTGATCAATCGACTCATTCCGCCGTCGACGGACGAAACCCTGGATTACGCCAAATGTGAGCTATATGATCGAACGTTAGATGGTGATGATAACTCGACCGACCTCAAGGAATGTTCAGACTGGGTCTACGACAAAACTGTTTTCATCAATACCTTCACATCGGAG CAAAACATCGTGTGTAAGGACAAGCTGGGGACAGCCAATTCACAGATGATCTTCTTCTTCGGTGTGCTGACAGGTGCTTTCGTGTTAGGAACCATATCAGATGT CATTGGACGGAAAAAGACTTTATGCCTGTCGTTTTTACTGCTGTTTGGGACAACACTAGCGGTGTCATGGGCTCCGGATTTTATAACATTCTGCATTCTCCGATTTCTGGTAGGAGCTTCATGTGCCGGAATGTTCATGACTGCTTTTGTGATAG GGATGGAGCTGGTAGGTCCCTCCAAACGTGTCTTTGCTGGTATTATCGTTGACTTCTTCTTTGCCATTGGCACTGTCTTGCTTGGAGCGATAGGCTACGCCTTCAAGGAATGGAAATACATCGAGATAACCTGCTCTGCACCAATCGCTATGTTCTTACTCTACTGGTG GCTTGTCCCCGAGTCTCCGAGATGGTTGATCAGTCAGGGTAGAATCGAGGAGGCAAACAAGATCATCCAGAAGGCAGCCAAGGTCAACAAGATCACGATTCCAGAAAAGATCCTGACAGCAGACTCCATAGAGGAACCGGAAACTGGTCGTCTCTGGCATCTATTTGCGTCACGTGTTCTCCTTGTTAGAACTCTCATCATTTTCTTTAATTG GTTGGTGGTTGTCATGGGTTACTACGGACTCTCGTTGAACACAGGGAATCTGGGCGGTGATTTCTACGTGAATTTCATGGTGTCTGGCCTTGTCGAGTTCCCTGCCTACACGCTATGCCTAATTCTACTGGACAGAGTGGGCAGACGACTACTCCACGCCACCTGTATGATCAGTGGCGGCATCGCATGCATCATAACAATATTCCCAATGTTGTATGCAGATGAAA GCCTGGAACCCATCACGATTACCTTGGCTATGTTGGGTAAGGTAGGGATATCTGCTGCCTTCGCTATCATCTATGTATGGTCGGCCGAGTTGTTCCCCACTGTTGTCCGGAACTCAGGGATGGGCGCCAGTTCTTCCTGCGCTCGTATAGGAGGCATGATCGCTCCTTACATTGCCGACCTG AGCAAAGTGGTCGAGGGTAACCTAGGAAGAGCACTGCCTTTAGTTATTTTTGGCGGAGCCTCAGTTGTTGCTGGGGTTATGTCCCTTTGGCTGCCGGAAACTAAAAGCAGAGCGCTTCCTGAAACAATTGAAGATGGAAAGAGATTCGGTAAAAAGAA CCCGTCAGAAAAATACGAATCAAAGCTTGGTGTTGATAATAAAGGATATGATTCTAATTCCACCGCCCCTAATGGTACCGACAGTGTTTACACTGTCACCAAGATGTGA